The proteins below are encoded in one region of Bernardetia sp.:
- the sprA gene encoding cell surface protein SprA, with protein sequence MQRTLFAQPNFTLYLHIAKSLFSYSFVRFLIATLGCLLITKAAQAQDTTTVNNIDSLLFLDKNVKPYTEEGQTQNPLLEPDLESPLLQLPDPRSLDAVYRLDESGEFYDVLRRDAPNSYTPIGRISVEDYAKLKAYYDDVAYYKEKIQAADVNTSNATTSKVPKIEVALPSGLGRLLGGDKIEIQPTGSVLLDFGGKWQRIDNPQIPVRQQRNGGINFDQRIQFSILGKLGEKMQLNANFDTKAAFQFENRFNQGYTGYEEDIVQQVQFGNVSLATSNTLITGSQNLMGITTRLRFGKLWLNTLVANQRGVSESITIRNGAQGQEFEIRADQYEDNQHFFLGQFFRDNYEQALRAVPSVVSGVNITRVEVYITNRNNDTETLRNIIGFMDLGEGAPYRERFNGQGGVARNEANNLFEQVRTLNRTPDQLTQLLESGAFNLENGTDYSFLRSARKLSNNEFTFHPQLGYISLQQPLRNDEILAVAYEYTYNGQIFKVGELTEDYQNRDANDAIFMKLLSPPTIRTDLPLWDLMMKNIYSLQATQLRPENFQLQVIYRDDITGIDNPSLHEGRNTEDVPLVQLMNLDRLNPNLDPQVDGNFDYLENITVQSDQARIIFPVVEPFGDKMLEYFDPVAEVDLIEKYVFNELYDGTQADAVLYANKSKYFLKGSYQSAGGNEVVLPGINISEGSVMVRAGSVMLSEGADYTVDYQFGRVRILNEGVLASGKDITIQYERADLFSVQQRNIMGIDAEYILNKDVKFSGTLLHLNERPVITRVTTGLEPVRNTMIGATASIQKESGFLTRMVDAIPGLDTKEKSTITFRGEYAQLIPGENNVIKRNGGEAASYVDDFESSEIPYDLTRQPVTWKLGATPQLFRPENGFDSLNYSYKRAKMSWHTVDVTAFYDNSLVSQTPDNITDQDKQNHYVRQIPFDEIFQQRDNQQINPPEITFDLAYYPSYPGQYNYNPELNVDGTLRNPRENFAAITKGITYNVDFDNINVQYIEFWLMDPFIQSQNGRIETPEGQGVPNSTGGKFYINLGNISEDVIPDRRHGFENGLPVNDNELDDVEETAWGRVTTQQYLTDAFAAEDGARARQDVGLDGLDDEAERSYFREYLNAVQPRLSASAFQRLEADPSKDNFRYYLGGEQDDNNRKILGRYFDFNGMEGNSPANAGTASATTLPDNEDLNRDNTLSDLDGYYQYEVDLRPNQLESNRYVVDKVTVERNGDQVNWYQFRIPIREFDDKIGSIDGFKSIRFIRLFMTDWEQPVVMRMAHFQFVGAQWRPYFSTLQDEGLARPVEPYDPQFTISTVNIEENGSDAAPNSQGISYALPPDFVRDTDPTSITQARLNEQSLQLCVEDLQDGDSRAAYKNIIFDFVFYKRIKMFLHANSATAQNGEVTAFLRLGTDFKENYYEIEVPLTMSAAGSSLTNQIWLQENEIDLPFDALYDTKTERNASGLSVRVPYERIYEKYKLRVVGNPDLSSVQLIMIGIRNPKTLDEQPKSVCVWANELRVTDFNKEGGWATNLQLQTQLADFATVNAALRYSTPFFGGIQDRISERTRETSLFYDVSAATQLDKIFLNRVGISLPLFVGYEQTRITPLFNPLDPDIRLERSLETSFDNEEARREYRNLVQDRHTRRSINLTNVRKQRMNPEAKVDFWDIENFAASLSYNDSKRTNIRLATDELRETRFGLVYNYGFQIEPFEPFKKNELLNAPYLKFIRDFNFNYLPNNITVTGQVNRRFMKTQYRNAQLTTDGVAPFFQKSFFFDRNYAVQWNFTKSLLADYNATASAIIDEPAGELNTQEKRDSVWTNIQNLGRMKFFTQATTLNYRVPLDKFPAIDFLNADLRRSSNYTWTANAVGVADTLGNMARSSSQFLVNGQIDMQKLYNKSPYLREITAPKRTGRGNQNNSTSRPTASPKQKRLEYRIKKLRDKKTRKNKVRNIKLDRLVDSVLVDTIMVAQLDSSKMDKINEKYDKRIAKLSERQQRIEEKLKAEREKQKGKKGGSSGGGVGEGAVKALLSVKRITFNYSINGNTMLPNLLTTPSYFGLDQNFAAPGLPFVLGSQSRDNILDMANNGYLSQSAAQTNPIVQDQAKTLSLRVDVEPFKDFQLQVEGQRTQGANYSEVLRYDPFTDDYISETAVRTGNYNISYFSMATAFTGDDEFGNSPLFDDFIAARNEVKATLDAENPTGDYALGSQDVLIPSFLSAYSGRSTTSEFPRIPLPNWRLTYNGLTNLEVFKDRFRSISITHGYQSTYAVGSYTSSLLYDFSYLNLGITEYNVPLADIIDPETGELQPVFVVNQVSISERFSPLIGINIRTNNDITFRFNFNKDRMLSLNLSNSQLAEQRNNDFVFDVGFVRKGVKIPFTDVVLKNDLTFRCAVTLRDTKVIQRKIDTDGTQDSDFTGGNFNLQFKPTLAYMVNQRVNLTAYFDRAINRPRLSNSFPRYNTAFGVQVRFNLAQ encoded by the coding sequence ATGCAGCGAACCCTTTTCGCCCAACCAAATTTTACATTGTATTTGCACATTGCAAAATCTTTATTTTCTTACTCTTTTGTTCGTTTCTTGATAGCTACTCTTGGCTGTTTGCTCATTACAAAGGCAGCCCAAGCCCAAGATACAACAACAGTAAACAATATAGATTCCCTTCTTTTCTTAGATAAGAATGTAAAACCTTATACAGAAGAAGGGCAAACGCAAAATCCTCTGTTAGAGCCAGATTTAGAATCTCCTCTACTTCAACTTCCAGACCCAAGAAGTTTGGATGCTGTTTATCGATTAGATGAAAGTGGCGAATTTTATGATGTTTTGCGTCGTGATGCGCCCAATTCTTACACACCTATTGGCAGAATATCGGTAGAAGATTATGCAAAACTCAAAGCCTACTACGATGATGTAGCATATTACAAAGAAAAAATACAAGCTGCTGATGTAAATACATCTAATGCCACCACAAGTAAAGTCCCAAAAATTGAAGTGGCTCTGCCTTCTGGTTTAGGACGACTTTTGGGAGGAGATAAAATTGAAATTCAGCCAACTGGTTCAGTTTTGTTAGATTTTGGTGGAAAATGGCAAAGAATAGACAATCCTCAAATTCCTGTTCGTCAGCAGCGCAATGGAGGAATCAATTTTGACCAGCGTATTCAGTTTTCTATTTTAGGAAAGCTAGGAGAAAAAATGCAACTCAATGCCAACTTCGATACAAAGGCAGCTTTTCAGTTCGAAAATCGTTTTAATCAAGGTTATACAGGTTATGAAGAGGATATTGTTCAGCAAGTTCAGTTTGGAAATGTAAGCCTTGCTACTTCCAACACGCTCATTACAGGAAGTCAGAATCTGATGGGTATTACTACTCGCTTGCGTTTTGGAAAACTTTGGCTCAATACGCTTGTAGCAAATCAAAGAGGTGTTTCAGAAAGTATTACGATTCGAAACGGAGCGCAAGGACAAGAGTTTGAAATTCGTGCAGACCAATATGAAGATAATCAACACTTTTTCTTAGGACAGTTTTTTAGAGATAATTATGAACAGGCTTTGCGTGCTGTACCAAGTGTTGTTTCTGGGGTCAATATTACTCGTGTGGAAGTTTATATAACCAATCGTAACAACGATACTGAAACGCTTCGTAATATCATTGGTTTTATGGATTTGGGAGAAGGTGCGCCATACAGAGAACGTTTTAATGGACAAGGAGGCGTAGCAAGAAATGAAGCAAACAATCTTTTTGAACAAGTAAGAACACTCAACAGAACACCAGACCAACTCACACAACTTTTAGAAAGTGGTGCATTTAATCTTGAAAACGGAACAGACTATTCTTTCCTTCGTTCGGCAAGAAAACTAAGTAATAACGAATTTACGTTTCACCCACAACTCGGTTATATTTCATTACAACAACCTCTTAGAAATGACGAAATTTTAGCTGTAGCTTATGAATATACCTACAATGGACAAATTTTTAAAGTAGGAGAGCTAACAGAAGACTACCAAAATCGTGATGCCAATGATGCCATTTTTATGAAATTATTGAGTCCCCCAACAATTAGAACCGATTTGCCATTGTGGGATTTGATGATGAAAAATATTTATTCTTTGCAAGCGACACAACTTCGTCCAGAAAACTTCCAATTGCAAGTAATTTATCGTGATGATATTACAGGAATTGACAATCCAAGTTTGCACGAGGGAAGAAATACAGAAGATGTTCCTTTGGTTCAATTAATGAACTTAGACAGACTTAATCCAAACCTTGACCCACAAGTAGATGGAAATTTTGACTACTTGGAAAATATTACAGTACAATCTGACCAAGCGAGAATTATTTTCCCAGTTGTAGAGCCGTTTGGAGATAAAATGCTAGAATATTTTGACCCAGTAGCTGAAGTAGATTTGATTGAGAAATATGTTTTTAATGAACTCTACGACGGTACGCAAGCCGATGCTGTTCTTTATGCTAATAAGAGTAAGTATTTTCTAAAAGGTTCGTATCAGAGTGCTGGAGGAAATGAGGTCGTCTTACCAGGTATTAATATTTCGGAAGGTTCAGTTATGGTGCGTGCAGGCTCAGTTATGCTTTCCGAAGGTGCTGATTATACCGTAGATTATCAGTTTGGTAGAGTCAGAATTTTGAATGAAGGCGTTTTAGCATCTGGAAAAGATATTACCATCCAATATGAAAGAGCTGATTTGTTTAGTGTACAACAGCGAAATATTATGGGAATTGATGCTGAATATATTTTAAACAAGGATGTCAAATTTTCTGGAACACTTCTTCACCTGAACGAACGACCTGTTATTACTCGTGTTACAACTGGTTTAGAGCCTGTTAGAAATACAATGATAGGTGCAACAGCAAGTATTCAGAAAGAATCTGGTTTCCTTACAAGAATGGTAGATGCTATTCCAGGGCTTGATACCAAAGAAAAATCAACCATCACTTTTAGAGGTGAGTACGCTCAACTCATACCAGGAGAGAACAACGTTATTAAGCGAAACGGTGGAGAAGCTGCTTCCTATGTAGATGATTTTGAAAGTAGTGAAATTCCGTATGACCTCACTCGCCAGCCTGTTACGTGGAAATTAGGAGCTACTCCACAGCTTTTCCGTCCAGAAAATGGTTTTGATTCGTTGAATTATTCTTACAAAAGAGCTAAAATGTCGTGGCATACGGTTGATGTAACAGCATTTTATGACAACAGTTTGGTAAGTCAGACGCCAGACAATATTACAGACCAAGATAAACAAAATCATTATGTTCGTCAGATTCCGTTTGATGAAATTTTCCAACAGCGAGACAATCAGCAAATCAATCCACCAGAAATTACATTCGATTTAGCTTATTATCCATCTTATCCAGGGCAGTACAATTACAACCCAGAACTCAATGTAGATGGAACGCTTCGCAATCCAAGAGAAAATTTTGCAGCTATTACGAAGGGAATTACCTATAATGTCGATTTTGATAATATCAATGTTCAGTACATAGAATTTTGGCTAATGGATCCATTTATTCAAAGCCAAAATGGACGTATTGAAACACCAGAAGGACAAGGAGTTCCAAATAGCACAGGAGGAAAGTTTTATATCAACTTAGGAAATATTTCAGAAGATGTAATTCCTGATAGAAGACACGGTTTTGAAAATGGTTTGCCTGTCAATGATAACGAACTTGACGACGTAGAAGAAACAGCGTGGGGACGAGTAACTACACAACAATATTTGACAGATGCTTTTGCAGCCGAAGACGGAGCAAGAGCAAGACAAGATGTAGGACTAGACGGACTAGACGACGAAGCAGAACGTAGTTACTTTAGAGAATACTTAAATGCTGTACAACCAAGGTTAAGTGCATCAGCTTTTCAAAGACTAGAAGCAGACCCTTCAAAAGATAATTTTAGATATTATTTGGGAGGAGAACAAGACGATAATAATCGCAAAATCTTAGGACGTTATTTTGATTTCAATGGAATGGAAGGCAACTCGCCAGCCAATGCAGGAACAGCTTCTGCCACCACACTGCCAGACAATGAAGATTTGAACCGAGACAATACACTTTCAGATTTGGATGGTTATTATCAATATGAAGTAGATTTACGTCCGAATCAATTAGAAAGCAATCGTTACGTAGTGGATAAAGTAACGGTTGAGCGCAATGGCGACCAAGTAAATTGGTATCAATTCCGTATTCCAATCCGTGAATTTGATGATAAAATTGGTAGTATTGATGGTTTTAAGTCTATCCGTTTTATTCGTCTCTTTATGACTGATTGGGAACAGCCAGTAGTGATGCGTATGGCACATTTTCAGTTTGTGGGAGCGCAATGGAGACCTTATTTCTCAACGCTTCAAGACGAAGGATTGGCTCGCCCAGTTGAACCTTATGACCCACAGTTTACTATTTCTACAGTAAATATTGAGGAAAATGGAAGTGATGCAGCACCTAACTCTCAAGGCATTTCGTATGCTCTTCCTCCCGACTTTGTACGTGATACTGACCCAACTTCTATTACACAAGCTCGCTTAAACGAACAGTCTTTACAGCTTTGTGTAGAAGATTTGCAAGATGGAGATAGCCGTGCAGCGTATAAAAATATCATTTTCGATTTTGTATTTTATAAGCGAATCAAAATGTTTTTACACGCCAATAGTGCCACAGCACAAAATGGAGAAGTAACAGCATTCCTTCGTTTAGGAACAGATTTTAAAGAAAACTATTATGAAATTGAAGTTCCTCTGACAATGTCGGCAGCAGGCTCTTCACTTACCAATCAAATTTGGCTACAAGAAAACGAAATCGATTTGCCTTTTGATGCCCTCTACGACACCAAAACGGAACGCAATGCAAGTGGACTAAGTGTAAGAGTGCCTTATGAGCGAATTTATGAAAAGTATAAATTGCGTGTCGTCGGAAATCCAGACCTTAGTAGTGTACAGCTTATTATGATAGGAATTCGAAATCCGAAAACATTAGACGAACAGCCAAAATCTGTTTGTGTGTGGGCAAACGAACTTCGTGTAACCGATTTTAATAAAGAAGGTGGTTGGGCGACGAATCTCCAACTTCAAACACAACTTGCAGATTTTGCAACTGTAAATGCAGCTTTGCGATACAGCACACCATTTTTTGGAGGAATACAAGACCGAATTTCAGAAAGAACTAGAGAAACAAGTTTATTCTACGACGTTTCGGCAGCGACACAACTGGATAAAATATTTTTAAACCGTGTTGGAATTTCACTTCCATTATTTGTGGGATACGAACAAACTAGAATAACACCACTTTTCAATCCACTTGACCCAGATATTAGGTTAGAACGTTCCTTAGAAACTTCTTTTGATAACGAAGAAGCAAGGCGAGAATATAGAAATTTGGTGCAAGATAGACATACAAGAAGAAGCATAAACTTGACCAATGTTCGAAAACAGCGAATGAATCCAGAGGCAAAAGTAGATTTTTGGGATATTGAAAATTTTGCAGCCTCGTTGTCTTACAATGATTCTAAGCGAACCAATATTAGACTTGCCACAGATGAGCTTCGTGAAACACGATTTGGCTTAGTCTATAATTATGGATTTCAAATAGAACCGTTTGAGCCATTTAAAAAGAATGAGCTTCTCAATGCGCCATATCTCAAATTTATTAGAGATTTTAATTTCAATTATTTACCAAATAATATTACCGTTACAGGGCAAGTCAATCGTCGTTTTATGAAAACACAATACCGAAATGCCCAATTAACAACAGATGGTGTAGCTCCATTTTTCCAAAAATCATTTTTCTTTGATAGAAATTATGCTGTTCAGTGGAATTTTACAAAGAGTTTGTTAGCAGACTATAATGCCACAGCTTCGGCAATCATAGATGAACCAGCAGGAGAACTCAACACACAGGAAAAACGAGATTCGGTTTGGACAAACATCCAAAACTTAGGGCGTATGAAATTCTTTACCCAAGCTACTACTTTGAATTATCGTGTTCCTTTAGATAAATTCCCTGCCATAGATTTCTTAAACGCCGACCTTCGCCGTTCGTCTAACTATACGTGGACTGCTAATGCTGTTGGAGTTGCCGATACATTGGGTAATATGGCAAGAAGTAGTAGTCAGTTTTTGGTCAATGGACAAATCGATATGCAAAAACTTTATAACAAAAGCCCGTATTTGAGAGAAATTACAGCTCCAAAACGAACAGGTAGAGGAAATCAAAACAATTCGACTTCTCGTCCAACAGCCTCGCCAAAACAAAAACGTCTAGAATACAGAATCAAGAAATTGAGAGATAAAAAAACGAGGAAAAATAAAGTTAGAAATATTAAATTAGATAGGCTTGTCGACTCTGTTTTGGTAGATACCATAATGGTAGCACAATTAGATTCTTCCAAAATGGATAAAATCAATGAAAAGTATGATAAGAGAATAGCCAAACTGAGTGAAAGACAACAGCGCATTGAAGAAAAACTAAAAGCCGAACGAGAGAAGCAAAAAGGCAAAAAAGGAGGTTCATCTGGAGGTGGAGTTGGCGAAGGTGCAGTAAAAGCATTACTTTCTGTAAAGCGAATTACCTTTAATTATTCCATCAATGGAAATACAATGCTGCCAAATCTCTTAACAACGCCATCGTATTTCGGACTAGACCAAAACTTTGCAGCCCCTGGGTTGCCGTTTGTATTGGGAAGCCAAAGCCGAGACAATATTTTGGATATGGCAAACAATGGGTATCTGTCGCAGTCAGCAGCACAGACCAATCCGATTGTACAAGACCAAGCCAAAACGCTTAGTTTGCGTGTAGATGTAGAGCCGTTTAAAGATTTTCAGTTGCAGGTAGAAGGGCAGCGCACACAAGGAGCAAACTATTCTGAGGTCTTGCGTTATGACCCATTCACAGACGATTATATTTCTGAAACTGCTGTTCGAACAGGTAATTACAATATCTCATATTTCAGTATGGCAACAGCTTTCACAGGAGATGATGAGTTTGGAAATTCACCTTTGTTTGATGATTTCATTGCTGCTAGAAATGAAGTAAAAGCAACTTTAGATGCTGAAAATCCAACAGGAGACTATGCTCTTGGTTCACAAGATGTCTTGATTCCATCGTTTTTATCTGCTTACTCTGGTAGAAGCACTACATCGGAGTTTCCACGCATTCCATTACCAAACTGGAGACTTACCTACAACGGACTTACGAATTTGGAAGTATTCAAAGACCGTTTCCGTTCTATCAGCATTACGCACGGCTATCAATCCACGTATGCTGTGGGAAGCTATACATCTTCACTTTTGTATGATTTCTCGTATTTGAATTTGGGAATTACAGAATATAACGTGCCACTTGCCGATATCATAGACCCAGAAACTGGAGAGTTACAACCTGTGTTTGTAGTCAATCAAGTCAGTATTAGTGAGCGTTTTAGTCCACTTATCGGAATTAATATCCGTACCAACAACGATATTACGTTCCGTTTCAATTTCAATAAAGACCGTATGTTGTCTCTTAATCTTTCCAATTCACAGCTTGCCGAGCAGCGCAACAATGATTTTGTGTTTGATGTCGGTTTTGTAAGAAAAGGCGTTAAGATTCCATTTACGGACGTAGTCTTGAAAAATGATTTAACGTTCCGTTGTGCCGTTACGCTTCGTGATACAAAAGTTATCCAGCGAAAAATAGACACTGACGGCACACAAGACAGCGACTTTACAGGTGGTAATTTCAACTTACAGTTCAAGCCTACACTTGCCTATATGGTCAATCAGCGTGTAAACCTAACAGCTTATTTTGATAGAGCCATCAACCGACCACGTCTTAGTAATTCGTTCCCACGTTATAATACGGCGTTTGGTGTGCAGGTGAGGTTTAATTTGGCGCAGTAG